The following nucleotide sequence is from Phocoena phocoena chromosome 17, mPhoPho1.1, whole genome shotgun sequence.
AAACCCCACGACTCTGGGGGCCCTTTGAGGCCACCAACTCTGACCAGAGTAACCACAACCCACTCTTTCTCACCAGCCACGGTGGGTCCAGGGCAAGAACCACTAGTGACACGAGTCCTGCCCagactggggaggggggtgggggcccAGGGAGGACAGTGGGCACAATTCCACAGGGCAGTGTGTCATGGGATCTGTCAAGGGCCCAGGTCTCCAGCAGGCAGCAGGGGCCTCGGGGCTAAGGGAAGAAGTCCAGCCTCCTTCCTAGAAACGGTCGGCTACCCGGCAGGGTTTTGAACAGGTCAGCCCCGATGGGGCACGTGACTGTAGTCACAACAGCAGGGCCAGGACGGCCGCTGGGGCCTCTTCCCTGGATAGTTCCGGACTGGCACTTCTGTACCCATGGGGACGGCTCAGCGAAAGGAAGCAGAATGGAGATGGTGGAAGACTGGGATGTCTCCCACAGTGAGGGAAACAATGTACACTGTCAGAGGTAGACCTGGACGTCCCACTTGCAACTGAGACGTGAGTGAGTCGGGAacaggaggggcagaggggtgggTCACACGGCCACAGGAGGGCTGTGGAGAGACCCAGAATGGGGAGAAGGGCAGTGGCCACTGGTGCAGGAGCAGTGCGTGAGATGCCCGCCCAGTGTGAGGCTGGGGGCCTGGCAGAGTGCGGCTCACTGAATGCGCCCACCAGCAGGGCCCAAACCAGGACAGGAGCCAGAGGGCTGGAATCTCAGTCTTTATTGGCTGCAAGGCTTCACACGCTCAGGCCAGTGCCGGGGCTCAGATCTTGTTGAAAGCAGCAATGTCAACGCTCTGCACCTGTGGAGAGGGAGGCTGGTGGTCACACGGGGCCCTGTTTCCCAAAGGCCCAAGCACCCATGTGCCTGGCCAGAGGCTCATTTGGACACCCCAGGCCCCTACCCTGTGTGGGCCCCTCACTCACGTGCTCCTCGAACTTGGTGATCTCCTCTTCCAGGAGGTCCGTGCCCACCTTGTCGTCCTCCACCACACACTGGATCTGTAGCTTGTGGATGCCGTAGCCCACGGGCACCAGCTTGGAGCCCCCCCAGGTCAGCCCATCCAGCTGGATGGAGCGCACGCAGGCCTCCAGCTGGGCCATGTCCGTCTCGTCATCCCActagggaggagaggggaggagggctgggtcAGAGCCCGCTCCCGCCGTCAACACAGTCTGAGTCTACTCCTGCCCTGCCCGGCGCTGATCCCTCCAGGACCACAGGGCACCGCGAGGGGAGGGTCAGAGGCGAGCCACTCACAGGCTTGACGTCCAGGAGGATGGAGGACTTGGCCACCAGGGCAGGCTTTGCGGCCTTCTTCTCGGCGTATCGCCGCAGTCTCTCCTCCCGCAGCCGGGCCGCCTCCCGGTCCTCCTCCTCGTCGCTGCCGAACAGGTCAATGTTGTCGTCCTCATCGTCCTCTGTGGCGGTGGCCACCTTCCCGGCGGGGGGCTCCACTTGGCGCATGGGAGACACGTGCTGCCACACAGGAGGGGAGACGGGGGCCCGTGCAGCCAGGACGCCAGGCCTCCAGCCCTCCACCCCTGCCTGGGCCACAGCCCACATGGGGGCAGCCCGCGGCCTCCCGCTCCTCAGCGCCAGGTGTGGGTCCCTGGCGGGGAAGGGCCCTCACCTGGGTCTGCGGAGCTGTGGCCCGGTGGGCGGGCGAGCTCTTCTCTAGTGCGCTCAGCCGGGCCTCCAGCTGGGAGACAGCCTGCTGCAGACCCTGCACCACTGCGGGGGCAAAGCGGATGCCGGTCAGGCAGCAAGTGCTGGGGTGGGGCCCCCCGCCCGTCAGGCCCAGGGCCTCACCCCCTCGCAGGCTCTGGTTCTCCACTTCCAGGCTGGCAATCCGGATGACCAGCTCACTGTTGTCTCCGCCGGGCCCGCTGGAGGCCCCGGGGCCTGAGCTCTGCAaggcagggggagaggaagggctcATACCCTAGCCTGCTCCTTGGGGTCCCCCCCATTCACAGCCATTCTGAAGCAGAGCCCTAAGCTGGATGAGAAGCCCATCAAGCCCCACGGGGTCCGCCGGCCATGCTCCACCCAGGCGAGGAGAGAGGAAGCCCTGCAAGCCTGAGGCCACAGTGGCATCCCCAGCCCGGCACGTGACAGGAAGCAGGAGCCCAGGGTGGCCCTAACGTGGAGGCGGCGCAGAGCTGAGCCGTGGCTGCCGCTGCCTGGTGGGTGGGAGGAAGCAAAGGACTCAGCTCCAGGGGCAGCCAGACCCAGCAGCTCGGGAGCACCGGGCAACACAGCCTTGAGCTGGACACAGGAGGGGACAGCACTGGGGGCAGCCACCCCCACACACCCGCCTGCCTTTGAAAGCTCTGGGTGACCCAGGGACCCTGGCCTGGCCACCAGCCTCCTCTGGCTCCTCCCTGACCGGGAGCCCCCATCATCTGACCCAGGCGGCACTGCCCAGGGAGCTCAGGCCCGAGTTACACCCAGGAGCCTGCACGCAGGCCGTTCAGCACCCCTGTCCCCCACTGCAGTGGCTCCAAGGGTGGGGCTCAGTGCACCTTGCCCTTGCCAGAGGGCTGCTGGCCCCCTCCGATGTCCAGTCAAGATAAAGGCCTGGGGCCCACCCACCAAGCAGCCACAGGGAAGCCATAGGGGTGGCCTCCTCCCCTGGTCTGCACACCGCCAGGGCACTACCAAGGTGAAGGTCTCCAGACAGGACAGGCTGACACGTGCCTGGCTCCCTGCCCTGGGACCGATGGGCAGTGCTAAGCTGGCAGCGTCTCCTAGACCCACCAGCTCCCACTACACAGACTCCCAGCAAAGCTGGCCAGGTGGCACTGCGTGGCTGCAGGAGCACTGACCGGCCCCCAGGACCAGGGTGGGCTCTGCTCACGCCACCGCTCTCCTCAGaccaacccaagtgtccaccccAACCTCCTACTCTGGCTCGTAAATGGCAGCCCCTTCCACCCACAGCTGACCACCCCTGCCGAGTCTCAGCCACCGCCACCTGGCACGTGACCCCCTCTCCAAGCTACTTCCCACGGCTCAGCTCCCAGGACCATTCCCACTAAGAAGGTCCAACGGCTTCCGTAGCACAGGGACGAAATCCTGGACCAGCTGTTCCCCACGAAGCCCCGCCAGCCCCCGCCAACCTGcaccctcaggccccaccccctcTCAGCAGCTGCCCCGAGGCCGTCTCTCCCGGTTGATCTGTGCCCGCTAAGCAAATGAACCAGGTCCCGGTGCCTCAAGGCAGGCTGGAACCTCAAGCCTTTGCCCTGCTGTGCCTGCTGCCCGGCCCCGGGGACCTCCCGACACAGGCCCGGCACCACCACCAAGTGAGGACCAACTGTGTATGGGTCCCGAGGCTGCAGGCTCCGGGAGGGCAAGGCCCCACCTGCTGCAAGGCCACGACAAAGTGGCAGGGGAGAGACCAGGCTGTTGGGGGCCATGGGGTCACCACCGCTCGGCCCAGAAAGCACCAGGCCACTCCACGGTGTCTAGGCCCTGGGCCCACCCTGCCCACCCGGACTGAGAAGGAAGCCAGGGCGCTCAGTGAGGCAG
It contains:
- the EEF1D gene encoding elongation factor 1-delta isoform X3, translating into MATNFLVHEKIWFDKFKYDDAERKFYEQMNGPVAGSSRQENGASVILRDIARARENIQKSLAGSSGPGASSGPGGDNMVQGLQQAVSQLEARLSALEKSSPAHRATAPQTQHVSPMRQVEPPAGKVATATEDDEDDNIDLFGSDEEEDREAARLREERLRRYAEKKAAKPALVAKSSILLDVKPWDDETDMAQLEACVRSIQLDGLTWGGSKLVPVGYGIHKLQIQCVVEDDKVGTDLLEEEITKFEEHVQSVDIAAFNKI
- the EEF1D gene encoding elongation factor 1-delta isoform X2, with product MATNFLVHEKIWFDKFKYDDAERKFYEQMNGPVAGSSRQENGASVILRDIARARENIQKSLAGSSGPGASSGPGGDNSELVIRIASLEVENQSLRGVVQGLQQAVSQLEARLSALEKSSPAHRATAPQTQHVSPMRQVEPPAGKVATATEDDEDDNIDLFGSDEEEDREAARLREERLRRYAEKKAAKPALVAKSSILLDVKPWDDETDMAQLEACVRSIQLDGLTWGGSKLVPVGYGIHKLQIQCVVEDDKVGTDLLEEEITKFEEHVQSVDIAAFNKI